The Methanolacinia petrolearia DSM 11571 genome has a segment encoding these proteins:
- a CDS encoding YcaO-related McrA-glycine thioamidation protein, protein MFTHIDPIRINRIKKEYFDGTHRVTAPEKTLEKIKPLMPEIGVVEVEDITGLDRLGIPVYSASRPGAKPGATRMHAGKGTRPVHAEVSAMMEAIERYSAEYRGESMIHESFDGMGPATAVDPADLILPRPLESGEKLHWTPSWDMMNEEEIYVPSNAVFHPYDPVGMAQQLFRSDTNGLASGNVIEEAILHAIFEVIERDALSDAENARSMGKKIIVDKEGPAKELLDIFEDNGVKIHLWLIDAKTGVPTVAAGGDDTLTKDPSLLVMGSGTHLNPEIAVLRALTEVAQSRGSSLKGGREDPKRRMLIEKAGYERLKRINRMWFTDEAESIKLSEIPDKSTEYIDEDLKVTLEELEGHAERVCVCDLSKTPVPVVRVVIPGLEVSYMDKTRVRRRH, encoded by the coding sequence ATGTTCACCCATATCGACCCCATCAGGATAAACAGGATAAAGAAGGAGTACTTCGACGGAACGCACAGAGTGACGGCCCCGGAAAAAACACTTGAAAAGATTAAACCGCTTATGCCCGAGATCGGTGTTGTCGAGGTTGAAGATATAACTGGACTCGACAGGCTCGGCATCCCCGTATACTCTGCATCGAGGCCGGGAGCCAAACCGGGTGCTACAAGGATGCATGCAGGCAAAGGGACCCGTCCCGTCCATGCCGAAGTTTCGGCCATGATGGAGGCGATCGAGAGGTACAGCGCAGAGTACAGGGGAGAGAGCATGATCCATGAAAGCTTCGATGGCATGGGGCCTGCAACTGCTGTCGACCCGGCCGACCTCATACTCCCCCGTCCGCTTGAAAGCGGTGAAAAGCTGCACTGGACTCCGTCATGGGATATGATGAACGAAGAGGAGATTTACGTCCCCAGCAATGCGGTATTCCACCCGTATGATCCGGTAGGCATGGCACAGCAGCTGTTCAGGAGCGATACGAACGGCCTTGCGAGCGGAAACGTTATCGAGGAGGCAATCCTCCATGCGATCTTCGAGGTCATTGAAAGAGATGCCCTGAGCGATGCGGAGAATGCAAGATCGATGGGCAAAAAGATTATTGTAGACAAGGAAGGCCCGGCAAAGGAGCTCCTCGATATATTCGAAGACAACGGAGTTAAGATCCACCTGTGGCTGATCGATGCAAAGACCGGCGTTCCCACGGTTGCGGCAGGAGGGGACGACACCCTTACGAAAGACCCTTCTCTCCTTGTAATGGGATCGGGCACTCATCTCAACCCGGAGATCGCCGTCCTGAGGGCGCTAACTGAGGTTGCACAGAGCAGGGGAAGCTCGCTTAAAGGAGGACGTGAAGACCCGAAACGCCGGATGCTCATAGAAAAGGCAGGCTATGAGAGGCTCAAGAGAATTAACAGGATGTGGTTTACCGATGAGGCCGAGAGTATAAAACTCTCGGAGATTCCGGACAAGAGCACGGAATATATCGACGAAGACCTTAAAGTCACCCTTGAAGAGCTGGAAGGGCATGCAGAAAGAGTCTGTGTGTGCGATCTCTCGAAGACCCCCGTTCCTGTCGTAAGGGTAGTCATTCCAGGCCTTGAAGTCTCATATATGGACAAGACGAGAGTCAGAAGAAGACATTGA
- a CDS encoding tRNA(Ile)(2)-agmatinylcytidine synthase: MLIGIDDTDSPAGMCTTYLGAVFAGKLREEGYSVDSMTLARLNPNARYKTRGNAAVCIETNAGEKGFDLACSLVDELADLSCERTNPGVAMAESPLPSWFYTKAVTDFLTIEEAAEFLDENGAVYKGWKNGRGLIGAAAALSASFDDSTYELLAYRHHEEKGERIVDRGSIFLAEEKTYPHTWDSVDFGNNVVVCVPHTPDPVLYGIRGESPEWVKKAVSYIKSEEPFITALYRTNQGTDAHLLDARIADIKEDRSYRIRGNVSSSPSTGEGGHVSFLLSDEPGISVRCMAYEPTKEFRDVVRKLIPGDEVTVCGSFKGGSINLEKIEVISLAEKTFAKPPVCSCGKRMTSAGTGKGYKCRRCGEKSGEAEIVHIERELPLGWYEVPPVARRHLSKPLVRSRAKN; the protein is encoded by the coding sequence ATGCTTATTGGAATAGACGATACCGACTCTCCGGCAGGAATGTGCACAACATATCTTGGTGCGGTCTTTGCAGGAAAACTTCGTGAAGAAGGCTATTCGGTTGATTCCATGACCCTTGCAAGACTCAACCCCAATGCACGCTACAAGACGAGGGGCAATGCGGCGGTATGCATCGAAACCAATGCAGGCGAGAAGGGCTTCGATCTTGCCTGCAGCCTAGTGGACGAGCTTGCGGATCTCTCCTGCGAAAGAACGAATCCCGGTGTCGCTATGGCCGAATCACCTCTCCCGTCATGGTTTTACACAAAAGCGGTAACGGATTTTCTCACGATAGAAGAGGCTGCCGAATTCCTCGATGAAAACGGTGCCGTATACAAGGGATGGAAGAACGGGAGGGGTCTCATAGGTGCAGCTGCGGCACTCTCAGCCTCTTTCGATGACTCTACATACGAACTGCTTGCATACAGGCACCACGAAGAGAAAGGAGAGAGGATCGTCGATCGCGGGAGTATCTTCCTTGCCGAAGAGAAGACGTATCCGCATACCTGGGACTCGGTCGACTTCGGAAATAATGTCGTCGTCTGCGTCCCTCACACGCCCGATCCCGTTCTCTACGGGATCAGGGGCGAGTCCCCGGAATGGGTAAAGAAAGCGGTGTCATATATCAAATCCGAAGAGCCGTTCATCACCGCGCTTTACAGGACAAACCAGGGGACGGATGCACACCTGCTGGACGCACGGATCGCGGACATAAAGGAAGATCGATCATACCGGATCAGGGGAAATGTTTCCTCCTCCCCTTCGACCGGTGAAGGAGGGCATGTATCGTTCTTATTATCCGATGAACCGGGAATATCTGTCCGCTGTATGGCCTACGAACCGACGAAGGAATTCAGGGATGTCGTCCGTAAACTCATTCCTGGGGATGAAGTCACTGTCTGCGGGAGTTTTAAGGGCGGAAGCATCAACCTCGAAAAGATTGAGGTAATATCCCTTGCGGAGAAGACATTTGCGAAACCTCCCGTCTGCTCCTGCGGAAAGAGAATGACGAGCGCCGGTACAGGGAAGGGCTACAAGTGCAGGAGATGCGGTGAGAAGTCCGGTGAAGCCGAGATAGTACATATTGAAAGGGAGCTTCCACTTGGCTGGTACGAGGTTCCGCCGGTTGCACGCAGGCACCTTTCAAAACCGCTTGTGAGGAGCAGGGCTAAAAATTGA
- a CDS encoding transcriptional regulator, with protein sequence MSQERLVQTVISVLIMAGYNVSERCGIRPRSFDIIARKDAKLLVIKVVPHIDSVGEESAHDLALIAHHLDATPIIVGERARDSELERGAVYIRHGIVATNSKTLYDFLVDEVPPLVFAQPGGLYVNINGGKLRDLRESRNLSLGDLASSLGVSRRTISKYESGMSTTLDIAIRLEELFDAAIVEAIDILKKSSDLAKKSEQKEHEDNFPPDFRRIGIETHTMCRAPFDALAVYEKKTILTGYGTAQKTIRHAGLIGNISEITESRAVCVLTDYKKKKRIGKTLIIGEDMLSDLTQGSEFIELIEDQ encoded by the coding sequence ATGTCCCAGGAAAGACTCGTGCAGACTGTAATCAGCGTGCTGATAATGGCGGGCTACAACGTATCGGAGAGGTGCGGAATAAGGCCCAGGAGCTTCGACATTATCGCGCGAAAGGATGCAAAGCTGCTTGTCATAAAGGTCGTTCCCCACATCGACAGCGTGGGCGAGGAGAGTGCACACGATCTTGCGCTCATCGCTCATCACCTTGATGCGACGCCGATTATAGTGGGGGAGCGGGCCAGGGACTCTGAGCTCGAGAGGGGTGCGGTGTATATCCGGCACGGGATCGTCGCTACGAACTCGAAGACTCTCTATGATTTTCTCGTGGATGAAGTCCCTCCGCTCGTGTTCGCACAGCCCGGCGGGCTTTACGTCAATATCAACGGCGGAAAACTAAGGGATCTGCGCGAAAGCCGGAATCTTTCGCTCGGGGACCTTGCCTCCTCGCTCGGCGTATCGAGAAGAACCATATCCAAGTACGAGAGCGGGATGAGCACGACACTCGATATCGCGATCCGCCTCGAAGAGCTTTTCGACGCAGCTATCGTCGAAGCCATAGACATACTGAAAAAATCCTCCGATCTGGCGAAAAAATCGGAGCAAAAGGAGCACGAAGACAATTTCCCCCCGGATTTCAGGAGAATCGGGATCGAGACGCATACCATGTGCAGGGCCCCCTTCGACGCGCTCGCGGTCTACGAGAAGAAGACCATACTCACCGGGTACGGAACCGCCCAGAAGACGATCAGGCACGCCGGTCTAATCGGCAATATATCCGAGATAACCGAATCGCGGGCGGTATGTGTCCTGACGGACTACAAGAAGAAAAAACGCATCGGGAAAACACTTATTATCGGCGAGGACATGCTCTCAGATCTTACTCAGGGGTCCGAGTTCATCGAGCTGATCGAAGATCAATAA
- a CDS encoding DUF2098 domain-containing protein has product MENATIAPGSLVRYPRTGTSGKATGSKIIDGREFVLIDSTGMYYRADQLIIVDSVTEKRERGEEKGIERFKAEKKLTNEDIRDAFDDVTGVGAG; this is encoded by the coding sequence ATGGAAAATGCAACTATAGCTCCCGGTTCATTGGTGAGATATCCGCGGACCGGAACTTCAGGCAAGGCAACAGGTTCGAAGATCATCGACGGAAGAGAGTTCGTCCTTATCGATTCGACAGGTATGTATTACCGGGCGGATCAGCTCATTATCGTAGATTCGGTGACAGAGAAGCGGGAGAGAGGCGAAGAAAAAGGAATAGAACGCTTTAAAGCTGAAAAAAAGCTGACCAACGAAGACATCCGGGATGCTTTCGACGATGTCACCGGTGTAGGAGCGGGATAA
- the asnB gene encoding asparagine synthase (glutamine-hydrolyzing) yields MCGIAGLFNISGKPADEKCLRSMSEVLTHRGPDDSGFFIEDEIGLAHRRLSIIDLSKEGRQPMTNEDDSLWLIFNGEIYNYPDIKTELTSLGHIFKSETDSEVIIHSYEEWGPDCLSKFNGMWAFAIWDGNKKELFCARDRLGIKPFYYAIKDDNFIFASEIKALRCYQGVGKEPNEKQLINFLKWGLSDHTNETMFDGIFQLPAGHYMQIRAGCQPEAFCYWHTEKSNEIISDHKTDTEDSKQLLELLKDSVKIHLRSDVPTGTCLSGGLDSSTITALINRLLKENCPGAPKQKTFSAVFEEKKFDESEYVKIVTDFLKVDAYYTRPNPEDLWEDLGHLIYSNDEPFMQLTLYSQYCVMRDLSKQVKVVLDGQGADEIFAGYLAYIYCHISSLLHGKHFLTAASESLGVLRRHSGFLFYAVRQYFVRKQRRDLIKGFEEPLVRYQGNLNESLMTDLTSTNLPYLLHWEDRVSMAFSVEARVPFLDYRVVNFANSLPADKKIRKGVTKFIFRKSIKDLVPESIRCRMDKKGFSTPEEVWMQGSLKDHILEVLGSESFSSRKYWDSKMVTADYNDFIAGKKQYSSEIWRIVCTELWLRIFFP; encoded by the coding sequence ATGTGCGGAATTGCAGGACTATTCAATATTTCAGGAAAACCGGCCGATGAAAAATGCCTGAGATCGATGTCGGAAGTTCTTACGCACAGGGGCCCTGACGATTCCGGCTTTTTTATTGAAGATGAGATAGGCCTTGCCCACCGCCGTCTTTCCATTATCGATCTGTCAAAAGAAGGCAGACAGCCAATGACAAACGAGGATGATTCCCTCTGGCTGATATTCAATGGAGAAATCTATAATTATCCGGATATAAAGACAGAATTGACCAGCCTTGGACACATTTTCAAATCAGAAACTGATAGCGAGGTCATCATTCATAGTTATGAGGAATGGGGGCCCGACTGCCTTTCAAAGTTTAACGGCATGTGGGCGTTTGCCATTTGGGACGGAAATAAAAAGGAACTCTTCTGCGCACGCGACAGGTTAGGGATTAAGCCATTTTATTATGCGATAAAGGATGACAACTTCATTTTTGCATCTGAAATAAAGGCTTTGCGCTGCTACCAGGGTGTAGGCAAAGAACCGAACGAAAAACAGCTTATAAATTTCCTGAAATGGGGCCTTTCGGATCACACCAACGAAACGATGTTTGATGGGATTTTTCAGCTCCCTGCAGGCCATTATATGCAGATCCGGGCAGGTTGCCAGCCCGAAGCATTCTGTTACTGGCACACGGAAAAGAGCAATGAAATAATATCCGATCACAAGACCGACACGGAAGATTCAAAACAGCTTTTGGAACTCCTGAAAGATTCTGTGAAGATACATCTTCGAAGCGATGTCCCTACCGGCACATGTCTCAGCGGCGGTCTGGATTCGTCCACGATCACTGCCCTGATTAACAGGCTGCTTAAGGAGAACTGCCCCGGTGCTCCAAAACAGAAAACTTTTTCTGCTGTTTTTGAGGAAAAAAAATTTGACGAGAGCGAGTACGTCAAAATAGTCACTGATTTTCTAAAAGTTGACGCATATTACACCAGGCCCAATCCCGAGGATTTATGGGAGGATCTCGGCCATCTCATCTATTCGAACGACGAACCGTTCATGCAGCTTACGCTTTACTCCCAGTACTGCGTTATGAGGGATCTCTCAAAGCAGGTTAAGGTTGTCCTTGACGGGCAAGGTGCAGATGAGATATTCGCCGGCTATCTCGCATATATATACTGCCATATCTCAAGCCTGTTACATGGAAAACATTTCTTAACAGCCGCTTCGGAATCCCTTGGTGTTCTGAGGCGTCACTCGGGTTTTCTCTTTTATGCCGTCAGGCAGTATTTTGTCCGCAAACAGAGGCGGGATCTCATAAAGGGATTTGAGGAGCCGCTGGTTCGTTACCAGGGAAACCTGAACGAATCGCTGATGACCGATTTAACAAGTACGAACCTTCCTTATCTGCTACACTGGGAGGACAGGGTGTCGATGGCCTTCTCCGTCGAAGCGAGAGTCCCGTTTCTTGACTACAGGGTCGTGAATTTTGCAAACAGCCTTCCTGCGGATAAAAAAATCAGAAAAGGGGTTACAAAATTCATCTTCAGAAAATCCATCAAAGACCTGGTTCCCGAATCGATCCGGTGCAGAATGGACAAGAAAGGCTTTTCCACGCCCGAAGAAGTCTGGATGCAGGGAAGCCTTAAGGATCATATCCTCGAAGTCCTTGGGTCCGAGTCATTTTCATCGAGAAAGTACTGGGACTCCAAAATGGTAACCGCCGATTACAACGACTTTATTGCAGGTAAAAAGCAGTATTCATCCGAGATCTGGAGGATTGTATGCACCGAACTCTGGCTAAGGATCTTCTTCCCCTAA
- the nikR gene encoding nickel-responsive transcriptional regulator NikR has translation MTHESDLSRIGISLPKNLLDKFDTILEYRGYSSRSEGIRDAIRSYITYYQWMSDVEGERQGVITMVYDHEQRGLLQVLTEIQHEHLDIIQSSLHAHVTHDKCLEIILVRGDAGKIKKIAESLMAQKGVDSVKLTTIPIEE, from the coding sequence ATGACGCATGAATCCGATCTATCAAGGATAGGCATATCGCTTCCGAAGAACCTTCTCGACAAATTTGATACAATCCTGGAATACAGGGGATATTCATCAAGATCAGAAGGTATCAGGGACGCAATCAGGAGTTATATCACATACTACCAGTGGATGTCCGATGTTGAGGGTGAGAGACAGGGTGTCATAACGATGGTCTACGACCATGAACAGAGAGGACTCCTGCAGGTGCTGACCGAGATCCAGCACGAACATCTTGATATTATCCAGTCATCGCTTCATGCGCATGTTACACATGACAAGTGCCTTGAAATAATACTTGTCAGGGGAGATGCCGGGAAGATCAAAAAGATTGCAGAGAGCCTCATGGCCCAGAAGGGAGTGGATTCGGTAAAACTGACCACAATCCCTATAGAAGAATAA
- a CDS encoding oligosaccharyl transferase, archaeosortase A system-associated, which translates to MDFQSSLNKRNLIVLILIIVFAYFAFWMRMIPAEGLVSSAGVDLLGNDPWYNLREIEVMVSNSLQYPWFDPMTYYPYGTDNFWGPLFPMIASVMCILAGASTRPEIMYVSSFLPPLMAAAMVPVTYFVAERVYNWKAGLAAAFIVSFVGGQYFYRSLFAFVDHHIAEVFFSTLFCLAYIAYLVYVNKHPVDFRDKESLKIPALIAVGSGIAYTLGLYVMPTMALFALLVAIFTGLMFIINSYRNVSSEYLVLANTVTFLVAIAGLLVLGLHHSGTSMIRYSMGHVYAYLALIVGTLVLYGLRRALNEKPWHYYLGSVIAFGVVAIAFMIVAMPDFYGTFLSGLAGFFGYSAQLTTIEEAQNWSLDKAWSSFNVGIILMILGLFASVFLYLKEKKETFIFILVWSLLIIYSTTIQVRYEYYLGVNIAILTGILTACTLSYGWSEIEKILSGLKSEQQAPPQEESKKKGKGKNQPKALPKKKPVNSGKIIPFAAVVVFIAAFAYVMVPVDINTSEVMKNYGGMTYDWKEALEWFGENSPETGIDYYAIYDRADYTNPPESYGVMSWWDYGHWITFISERPPNANPFQEGVAGSNGAAAYFIQQSEEESNAILDNLNTRYVITDAEMDSGDGKFWAMSTWYDPEVQSAPYLEHFLNINSDNSYSVVTFYTPEYYNTMISRLHNFDGSMVDPSQVVYIEYVDGAAYGSPYPILSAATMLGFNEAEAKAEEFNAANAGTGKAAEILSWNVLVPDGKVPALQHYRLIHESPTNILEANNQDLKYVKVFEYVPGAVINGEGTIKIDLETGTGRQFSYMQESVDGRFIVPYSTTGANGDVMPLGDYTIVETGETFSVSEDAVMNGLTIN; encoded by the coding sequence ATGGACTTCCAGTCTTCTTTGAATAAACGAAATCTGATAGTATTAATTTTAATTATCGTTTTTGCCTATTTCGCGTTCTGGATGAGAATGATTCCTGCGGAAGGGCTGGTATCGTCTGCGGGGGTGGATCTCCTCGGAAACGACCCGTGGTACAATCTCCGCGAGATCGAAGTGATGGTGAGCAATTCCCTCCAGTATCCGTGGTTTGACCCTATGACCTATTACCCGTACGGTACGGATAATTTCTGGGGACCACTGTTTCCGATGATTGCCTCGGTTATGTGCATTCTTGCAGGTGCATCTACAAGGCCCGAGATAATGTATGTGTCGTCCTTCCTTCCTCCTCTCATGGCGGCTGCGATGGTTCCGGTAACTTACTTTGTTGCAGAGAGGGTGTATAACTGGAAGGCCGGGCTTGCTGCGGCCTTTATAGTCTCTTTTGTAGGTGGACAATATTTTTACAGGTCGCTTTTTGCATTTGTAGATCACCACATTGCGGAGGTATTCTTCAGCACCCTGTTCTGCCTGGCTTATATTGCATATCTGGTTTATGTGAATAAACATCCGGTAGACTTTAGGGATAAGGAATCACTTAAGATTCCAGCTCTCATAGCAGTCGGTTCCGGAATCGCCTATACTCTTGGTCTTTATGTCATGCCGACCATGGCGCTCTTCGCCCTGCTTGTTGCAATATTCACAGGACTGATGTTCATAATAAACAGTTACAGGAACGTATCCTCGGAGTACCTTGTTCTTGCCAATACCGTAACATTCCTCGTTGCAATTGCCGGTCTCCTGGTTCTCGGATTGCACCATTCCGGCACTTCAATGATAAGATATTCCATGGGCCATGTTTATGCCTATCTTGCTCTTATTGTCGGCACTCTGGTTCTTTACGGATTAAGGAGAGCACTGAATGAGAAGCCCTGGCATTATTATCTCGGTTCTGTTATTGCATTCGGGGTAGTTGCAATTGCATTTATGATCGTTGCAATGCCGGATTTTTACGGAACATTCTTATCTGGCCTGGCAGGGTTCTTCGGTTATTCCGCCCAACTGACCACGATAGAGGAAGCGCAGAACTGGAGCCTTGATAAAGCGTGGAGTTCGTTCAATGTCGGTATTATTCTTATGATCCTTGGGCTCTTTGCTTCGGTGTTCCTGTATCTAAAAGAGAAGAAGGAGACCTTCATCTTCATACTCGTATGGTCGCTTTTGATAATTTACTCGACAACAATCCAGGTACGCTATGAATATTATCTTGGTGTTAATATTGCAATTCTCACGGGAATCCTTACTGCATGCACCCTGAGTTATGGCTGGTCGGAGATTGAAAAGATCCTCTCCGGATTAAAATCCGAACAGCAGGCTCCACCCCAGGAGGAGAGCAAAAAGAAGGGCAAAGGTAAGAACCAGCCAAAAGCACTCCCTAAAAAGAAGCCTGTCAATTCAGGAAAGATCATCCCGTTTGCTGCCGTGGTTGTTTTCATCGCAGCATTTGCCTACGTGATGGTTCCTGTAGACATCAATACCTCTGAAGTGATGAAGAACTACGGAGGAATGACCTATGACTGGAAAGAGGCGCTGGAATGGTTCGGGGAAAACTCTCCGGAGACAGGGATAGATTATTACGCAATCTACGACAGGGCTGATTATACCAATCCGCCGGAATCCTATGGTGTGATGTCGTGGTGGGATTACGGCCACTGGATAACCTTCATCTCGGAAAGGCCGCCGAATGCCAACCCGTTCCAGGAGGGTGTAGCAGGTTCCAACGGTGCTGCTGCATATTTCATCCAGCAGTCAGAGGAAGAATCGAATGCGATACTCGACAATCTCAACACCCGGTACGTTATTACGGATGCAGAGATGGATTCAGGTGACGGAAAATTCTGGGCGATGTCGACATGGTATGATCCCGAGGTTCAGTCGGCACCATATCTCGAGCATTTCCTCAATATCAATAGCGATAATTCTTATAGCGTCGTTACGTTCTATACGCCTGAATATTACAATACGATGATTTCACGTCTGCACAACTTTGACGGTTCGATGGTTGATCCTTCCCAGGTGGTATATATCGAGTACGTTGACGGAGCGGCGTATGGTTCTCCGTATCCCATTCTCTCGGCAGCTACAATGCTTGGTTTCAACGAGGCCGAAGCCAAAGCTGAAGAGTTCAATGCGGCGAACGCCGGAACCGGCAAAGCGGCTGAAATACTGAGCTGGAATGTCCTTGTACCTGATGGGAAGGTGCCTGCACTTCAGCATTATCGTCTTATCCATGAATCCCCGACAAACATTCTTGAGGCAAACAATCAGGATCTTAAGTATGTCAAGGTCTTCGAGTATGTCCCGGGAGCTGTAATCAACGGGGAAGGGACGATTAAAATCGATCTTGAGACAGGCACAGGCAGGCAGTTTTCGTATATGCAGGAGAGTGTCGACGGCCGGTTTATAGTTCCGTATTCGACCACCGGTGCAAACGGGGACGTAATGCCTCTTGGCGACTACACGATAGTCGAGACGGGCGAGACCTTCAGCGTATCCGAAGATGCCGTGATGAACGGTCTCACGATCAACTAA
- a CDS encoding glycosyltransferase gives MIISAYNEEKIIAERLENLIEGGYSLEKFELIFIDDNSSDNTKKLAESKLADLGVNYRIFSNDSRKGTNRSYNFALGIAENNIVVTTDANKFFEKDALRVLISRLLSDDRIAAVCAETKPFAKSAKERTGGMESVYRGFYGRMCDWESANDSTYNFNGSLVAFKKDIIGSIKENKGADDANTAFEAIRKGYRAAYVMDAVIYEKIPPNIHKQYKQKVRRAKRLIEATLSNLDLLGEKRIFSRRFYPVRIMMYVTSPFLFLLGTVLFFISLFIFNAIAATLLLVLLLLFVYAKKSSFISSFIINQIYLLLGLLNIRKDMRTWESTSV, from the coding sequence GTGATCATATCTGCCTACAACGAAGAAAAGATCATCGCGGAAAGGCTTGAAAACCTGATCGAAGGGGGCTACTCCCTGGAAAAATTCGAGCTTATATTCATTGACGACAATTCTTCCGACAATACGAAAAAGCTTGCCGAATCCAAACTGGCGGATTTAGGAGTTAATTACAGGATATTTTCAAACGATTCCAGGAAAGGAACGAACAGATCATATAACTTTGCTCTTGGAATAGCCGAAAACAATATCGTGGTTACAACCGATGCGAACAAATTTTTTGAGAAGGATGCACTCAGGGTCCTGATCTCACGGCTTTTATCAGATGACCGGATTGCAGCGGTATGTGCCGAAACGAAACCATTTGCCAAGTCTGCAAAAGAGAGAACCGGAGGAATGGAGAGTGTCTACAGGGGTTTCTACGGCCGGATGTGCGACTGGGAGAGTGCGAACGATTCCACGTATAATTTCAACGGATCTCTCGTTGCATTTAAAAAGGATATTATCGGTTCTATAAAGGAGAACAAAGGGGCCGATGACGCGAATACGGCATTTGAAGCGATAAGGAAGGGTTACCGTGCGGCATATGTCATGGATGCGGTAATATACGAAAAAATCCCCCCCAATATCCACAAACAGTATAAACAGAAGGTTCGGAGAGCGAAGAGGCTCATAGAGGCTACATTGTCGAATCTCGACCTCTTGGGAGAAAAGAGGATCTTTTCCCGGAGATTTTACCCGGTGAGGATAATGATGTATGTTACGTCGCCGTTTCTGTTCCTTCTTGGCACCGTGCTGTTCTTCATATCGTTGTTTATTTTTAACGCAATAGCCGCTACACTTCTTCTGGTTCTGTTGCTGCTGTTTGTTTATGCAAAAAAGTCTTCTTTTATCTCTTCGTTTATTATAAACCAGATATACCTGTTACTGGGTCTGCTTAATATCAGAAAGGACATGAGAACCTGGGAGAGTACATCTGTTTAA
- a CDS encoding translation initiation factor IF-2 subunit gamma: MSDPLIPGVNIGLVGHVDHGKTTLVSGLTGQWTDRHSEEIKRGISIRLGYADATFYRCPKCKGADAFTTESICPECGSECEPFRTVSFVDAPGHETLMATMLSGSALMDGAMLVIAANEKCPQPQTKEHLMALELVGIENIVIVQNKIDVVSQEQALAHYKEIKKFVKGTIAENAPVVPVSAQKGINIGALIQALDEYIPVPERDPDDDPIMLIARSFDINKPGCSWRDVKGGVIGGSLTQGVLKEGDDIEIRPGMKVEAENQVRWDPIMTKVTSINAGKNRVTEATPGGLLGVGTKLDPALTKSDALAGQVAGLVGKMPPVWSRMAFKVSLMERVVGSDDEFTIEPLKHKEPLMLSVGTAVTVGVVVNVKKDIVDVVLKRPVCVAVGSRIAISRQVGGRWRLIGMGTLVE, from the coding sequence GTGAGCGATCCATTAATACCAGGAGTAAATATCGGTCTTGTAGGCCACGTAGACCACGGGAAGACCACTTTGGTCTCAGGTCTTACCGGCCAGTGGACAGACAGGCACAGTGAGGAAATTAAACGCGGAATCTCGATCAGGCTCGGATACGCGGACGCAACCTTTTACAGGTGTCCGAAGTGCAAGGGTGCTGATGCATTTACCACGGAGAGCATATGCCCCGAATGCGGCAGCGAGTGCGAACCTTTCAGGACGGTTTCTTTCGTAGATGCACCGGGCCATGAGACGCTTATGGCGACCATGCTCTCGGGTTCGGCACTTATGGACGGGGCGATGCTTGTAATCGCCGCAAACGAGAAATGCCCGCAGCCCCAGACAAAGGAGCACCTGATGGCGCTTGAGCTTGTCGGAATCGAGAATATCGTTATAGTGCAGAACAAGATTGATGTGGTTTCCCAGGAACAGGCGCTTGCTCACTACAAGGAGATTAAGAAATTTGTAAAGGGAACTATCGCCGAGAACGCCCCGGTGGTTCCTGTTTCTGCACAGAAAGGTATCAATATCGGTGCACTGATCCAGGCACTCGACGAGTACATACCGGTCCCCGAGAGAGACCCTGACGACGATCCCATAATGCTTATCGCAAGATCGTTCGACATCAACAAACCGGGATGCAGCTGGCGTGACGTCAAAGGCGGCGTTATCGGTGGTTCACTCACACAAGGTGTCCTCAAAGAGGGCGACGATATAGAGATCCGCCCGGGTATGAAGGTCGAGGCCGAAAACCAGGTCCGTTGGGACCCGATCATGACAAAGGTTACATCGATCAATGCGGGCAAAAACAGGGTTACAGAGGCAACTCCGGGCGGTCTCCTCGGTGTCGGCACAAAACTCGATCCCGCACTTACCAAGAGCGACGCTCTTGCAGGCCAGGTTGCCGGGCTTGTCGGAAAGATGCCCCCGGTATGGAGCCGTATGGCCTTTAAGGTCTCTCTTATGGAGAGGGTCGTCGGATCAGACGATGAATTTACAATCGAGCCCCTGAAGCACAAGGAGCCTCTGATGCTCTCCGTCGGAACCGCAGTTACGGTAGGTGTCGTTGTAAATGTCAAGAAGGATATCGTCGATGTCGTTCTCAAGAGGCCGGTCTGTGTCGCAGTCGGCTCGAGGATTGCAATCAGCCGTCAGGTCGGAGGCCGATGGCGCCTGATAGGAATGGGGACTCTGGTCGAGTGA